One region of Thunnus thynnus chromosome 14, fThuThy2.1, whole genome shotgun sequence genomic DNA includes:
- the LOC137196533 gene encoding neurogenic locus notch homolog protein 3-like: MLAVADNEGCSSQPCQNGGLCTEETSVPFFHCQCLSGWTGKHCEQSRRLQEPLSPSCPLADCHGKASDGVCDKECNIFPCHWDGGDCSLAVNPWARCTHPHCWRVFNNSQCDESCNNADCLYDNFDCKNKKKVCNPIYEPFCINHYADEICDQGCNSEQCGWDGLDCAKTVPENLADGVLVLIVLLPPEELLNTSRAFLQKLSLILHTTLRFRRDHNGKAMIRPYTHHEGQLKQELQLQQKVIGSMVYLEIDNRLCSQGSEDCFPTADSAAEYLGALSALEMLHFPYPIKEVHGR; the protein is encoded by the exons ATGTTAGCAGTAGCAGATAACGAGGGCTGCTCCTCCCAGCCCTGCCAAAATGGAGGGTTGTGCACTGAAGAGACTAGCGTCCCATTCTTCCACTGCCAGTGTCTCAGTGGCTGGACAGGTAAACACTGCGAGCAGAGCCGCAGACTCCAAGAGCCCCTGTCACCCTCATGCCCTTTAGCAGACTGTCATGGCAAAGCCAGTGATGGTGTTTGTGACAAGGAATGCAACATCTTCCCTTGCCATTGGGACGGTGGCGACTGTTCTCTGGCAGTCAACCCCTGGGCTCGTTGCACACACCCTCACTGCTGGCGTGTTTTCAACAACAGCCAGtgtgatgagtcctgcaacaatGCTGACTGTCTGTATGACAACTTTGACtgcaaaaacaagaagaaagttTGCAA TCCAATATATGAACCCTTCTGTATCAACCACTATGCTGATGAAATATGTGACCAGGGCTGCAACTCAGAGCAGTGTGGCTGGGATGGCTTGGACTGCGCAAAGACGGTTCCAGAAAACCTTGCTGATGGTGTCTTGGTTCTCATAGTTCTGCTGCCTCCAGAGGAGCTTCTCAACACTAGCAGGGCTTTTCTGCAGAAGTTAAGTTTAATCCTACACACTACGCTGCGCTTCCGGCGGGACCACAATGGAAAAGCCATGATACGTCCCTACACCCACCATGAGGGACAACTGAAGCAGGAGCTACAGCTTCAACAGAAGGTCATCgg CTCCATGGTGTACCTGGAAATAGACAACCGTCTGTGCTCTCAGGGCTCTGAGGACTGTTTCCCTACAGCAGACAGTGCTGCAGAGTACCTGGGAGCCCTGTCAGCCTTAGAAATGCTTCATTTCCCATACCCCATCAAAGAAGTCCATGGTAGGTAG